A window from Ferroacidibacillus organovorans encodes these proteins:
- a CDS encoding YneF family protein, with protein sequence MVITIIVGIVALLLGLVGGFFLGAWALRRSMANAELGDQEIIDMAKKMGRNLNPRQVQMIRQQMKKAGNNPPPLLGKRSSDKSKGKVSSMKKK encoded by the coding sequence GTGGTTATCACCATTATCGTGGGTATTGTGGCCCTCTTATTGGGACTTGTCGGAGGCTTTTTCTTGGGGGCGTGGGCTTTAAGACGCAGTATGGCTAACGCTGAGCTGGGAGATCAGGAAATCATCGACATGGCTAAAAAAATGGGAAGAAACCTAAACCCGCGCCAAGTTCAAATGATTCGTCAGCAGATGAAAAAGGCGGGCAACAATCCTCCGCCACTTTTAGGAAAGCGTTCGAGCGACAAAAGCAAGGGAAAGGTCTCTTCAATGAAGAAAAAATGA
- a CDS encoding patatin-like phospholipase family protein yields MKVGLTFAGGGASGGAHIGVLQALTEGGIHPEIVSGTSSGAMVAGLYAAGNSIEEMLRTLPTLNRRYLDPDTSLLTFWTKRERRGGLLRGDRLEQFIHDKTKGIALRDVQKPLAIIATDMQNGREVVFSSRTCPSPLIQALGERPSALWDTEEEITLARAIRASISIPLVFQPVMFKDRILADGGLIDNCPVEPARALGADFVIVSDTITPFLQLPSRLSLRPRHLFQQMVNIGLARHAALSSQTADIFLTPPVGPIGALQFDRLTAVAEAGYAYTKARMESILRIIDEKQQKERL; encoded by the coding sequence GTGAAGGTGGGGCTCACCTTTGCTGGTGGAGGCGCATCAGGAGGCGCTCACATCGGCGTGTTACAAGCATTGACAGAAGGTGGTATCCACCCTGAAATTGTAAGCGGCACGAGCAGCGGCGCAATGGTGGCCGGTCTTTATGCTGCTGGCAATTCGATTGAAGAAATGCTGCGAACGCTGCCTACCCTCAATCGCAGGTACCTTGATCCTGATACAAGTCTGTTGACATTCTGGACTAAGAGAGAACGCAGGGGAGGGTTATTGCGCGGGGATCGCTTAGAACAATTTATTCATGACAAGACAAAGGGCATCGCACTTCGCGATGTTCAAAAACCTCTTGCAATTATTGCGACCGACATGCAAAACGGACGTGAGGTCGTCTTTTCCTCCCGGACTTGCCCATCCCCTCTCATTCAAGCGCTCGGCGAACGTCCAAGTGCATTATGGGATACCGAGGAGGAAATTACCCTTGCGCGCGCGATCCGCGCAAGCATCAGCATTCCGCTTGTCTTTCAACCCGTCATGTTCAAAGATCGTATTTTAGCAGATGGCGGCCTCATTGACAACTGTCCTGTAGAACCGGCACGAGCGCTTGGTGCGGATTTTGTCATCGTCTCTGACACGATTACGCCTTTTTTGCAGCTTCCTTCCCGCCTGTCTCTTCGTCCGCGCCACCTCTTTCAACAAATGGTCAATATTGGTTTGGCACGCCACGCGGCACTCTCTTCACAAACGGCAGATATTTTTCTAACACCCCCTGTAGGGCCGATCGGTGCGCTCCAATTTGACCGATTAACAGCAGTGGCAGAAGCGGGTTACGCCTATACCAAAGCGCGAATGGAAAGCATTTTGCGGATCATCGACGAAAAACAACAAAAAGAACGCCTTTAG
- a CDS encoding glucosaminidase domain-containing protein, with amino-acid sequence MSRYRLNVLLPWAVMVTLGTSINAHAMSMGTTYSSASEYAHTEARAVRTISLPDRYRVVVDTGQGLRTVLMTNALSAAVKRESQLRDSTVIDMSTGRIVQSNVVNPYRIQSSATFASANSLPSSSTYKTLDQAIAATTSLQEVYIINRETGAIVYSKMDNYEVSLGTGLTPYQSLQDALAAARQAPQGSVYSTITHQALFTAQYDVYVNNQFVDSFQTLQHAIQSTSATPNSEIKSVSTNKDVWDNILRYNVYQNGVLVKQFSTEQEALAYVKGLKDVSVSSIATGALVFSNVPAYVVEVGSNTVSSFTTESAAIAAAKALPNSVVIQLSTNQIVWSNAGAFGVYRYLQLVRSFQSEQAAITYAKTLDHVQVIETATHQVDYSNYPTSVSSPYGDTFTNVNGMVVDHWGPEVTTLAPAPSFMQSGVTYVSNDYDHWYAETPSGVTYVGQWENPYQTMNLETSSTLTAQEINAFFAAHAASNSVLQNSGAYFIEAEQAYGVNAQYLVAHAIIESAWGTSYFARARNNLFGYEAYTSNPNAAATFRSVEYDINFQAWFVRNLYLNPAGSFYNGPNLNGMNVDYATDPYWANSIARVMSMIAPYSQSTGSQPLMPVQSTRPFFPYPMGARGYTSVMMNVYQAPNDTGTMQPLLGVIPKGSYFNVYGDSPGWDKVALPSGQTGFVDWNQVSLQNVVEVNGLSEGGVLNVHQSNSLSSPVIDTVTNGQYLVLLAPSAGGFSEIVDGQGKKGYVNSQYVVTIH; translated from the coding sequence TTGTCTCGATATCGTTTGAACGTTCTATTACCTTGGGCCGTAATGGTCACGCTGGGCACATCGATCAATGCGCACGCTATGTCGATGGGCACAACGTATTCTTCTGCATCTGAATATGCGCACACGGAAGCACGCGCTGTACGCACGATATCCCTTCCTGACCGGTATCGCGTCGTAGTCGATACGGGTCAAGGCCTGCGCACAGTTCTTATGACGAATGCACTGTCGGCGGCTGTAAAAAGGGAGAGTCAGTTGCGCGATAGCACGGTCATTGACATGTCGACAGGCAGGATTGTCCAGTCGAACGTTGTGAATCCATACCGCATCCAATCGTCTGCCACATTCGCTTCGGCAAATTCACTGCCGTCATCTTCGACGTATAAAACCCTGGATCAGGCGATTGCCGCGACGACCTCACTGCAGGAAGTCTACATTATCAATCGAGAAACAGGTGCCATCGTTTACAGTAAGATGGATAATTATGAGGTTTCCTTGGGGACAGGCCTCACGCCATATCAATCACTTCAGGATGCGCTCGCAGCCGCGCGCCAGGCACCTCAAGGTTCTGTTTACTCAACGATTACGCACCAGGCGCTGTTCACCGCGCAATACGATGTCTACGTCAACAACCAGTTTGTGGACTCGTTTCAAACACTGCAGCACGCGATCCAGTCGACTTCTGCGACGCCAAACAGTGAGATCAAGTCCGTTTCGACGAATAAAGATGTGTGGGATAATATTCTGCGCTATAACGTCTATCAAAACGGTGTGCTTGTCAAACAGTTTTCGACGGAGCAGGAAGCGCTCGCGTATGTAAAAGGATTAAAAGATGTGAGTGTTTCATCCATCGCGACAGGTGCCTTGGTGTTTTCCAATGTCCCGGCCTATGTGGTTGAAGTGGGCTCTAACACGGTTAGCTCGTTCACTACGGAGTCTGCCGCCATCGCCGCCGCGAAAGCATTGCCGAACTCAGTGGTGATTCAGCTATCTACGAATCAGATCGTATGGTCGAACGCCGGCGCGTTTGGGGTATATCGCTATCTCCAGTTGGTTCGCTCCTTTCAGTCTGAACAGGCGGCGATCACCTATGCCAAGACACTTGATCACGTGCAAGTTATTGAAACGGCGACACACCAAGTCGACTATTCAAACTATCCGACAAGCGTGTCATCACCCTATGGCGATACGTTTACGAACGTAAACGGCATGGTTGTCGATCATTGGGGACCCGAAGTCACGACGCTTGCTCCGGCGCCTTCGTTCATGCAGTCGGGTGTCACCTATGTCTCCAATGATTATGACCACTGGTATGCCGAGACCCCCAGTGGAGTGACCTATGTAGGCCAGTGGGAAAACCCTTATCAAACCATGAATTTAGAAACCTCTTCAACGCTTACGGCACAAGAGATCAACGCTTTTTTTGCGGCTCACGCAGCGTCAAACAGCGTTTTGCAAAACTCTGGCGCCTATTTCATTGAAGCGGAACAAGCGTATGGTGTAAACGCGCAATATCTTGTAGCACATGCTATTATTGAGTCTGCGTGGGGTACGTCTTATTTTGCTCGTGCGCGAAACAACTTGTTTGGCTATGAAGCATACACTTCCAATCCAAACGCTGCGGCGACATTCCGCTCTGTAGAGTATGACATTAATTTTCAGGCGTGGTTTGTTCGCAATTTGTATTTGAATCCAGCAGGCTCGTTTTATAATGGCCCTAATTTAAACGGGATGAATGTCGACTACGCGACAGACCCGTATTGGGCAAACAGTATTGCGCGCGTCATGTCTATGATTGCACCATACTCGCAATCGACAGGTTCGCAACCGCTGATGCCGGTGCAGAGCACGCGTCCATTTTTCCCGTATCCGATGGGTGCGCGCGGCTATACAAGCGTCATGATGAACGTGTATCAGGCGCCAAATGACACAGGTACGATGCAGCCGCTGCTGGGGGTCATCCCTAAAGGTTCTTACTTCAATGTCTACGGCGATTCACCTGGATGGGACAAGGTTGCCTTGCCAAGCGGACAGACTGGGTTTGTCGATTGGAATCAAGTCAGCCTGCAAAACGTCGTTGAAGTCAACGGATTGAGCGAAGGCGGCGTTCTCAATGTACATCAATCAAACTCACTGTCTTCGCCTGTGATTGATACAGTGACGAATGGTCAATATCTTGTTTTATTGGCCCCAAGTGCCGGTGGCTTCTCGGAGATTGTCGATGGGCAGGGGAAAAAAGGGTATGTCAACTCCCAGTATGTCGTGACGATTCATTGA
- the rplS gene encoding 50S ribosomal protein L19: MNQLLREIVAEQLRSDFPKFRPGDTVRVHVKVREGTRERIQVFEGVVIRRRGTSVSETFTVRKVSYGVGVERTFPLHTPKIDKLEVMRRGKVRRAKLYYLRNLRGKKARIKERI, translated from the coding sequence ATGAACCAGTTGTTGCGAGAGATCGTTGCTGAGCAATTGCGCAGTGACTTTCCAAAGTTTCGCCCTGGGGATACGGTGCGCGTGCACGTTAAAGTTCGCGAGGGCACGCGTGAGCGAATTCAGGTGTTTGAAGGCGTCGTGATACGTCGGCGCGGCACATCTGTGAGTGAGACATTCACGGTGCGCAAGGTATCTTATGGTGTCGGTGTTGAGCGTACGTTCCCGTTGCACACGCCAAAGATTGACAAGCTTGAAGTGATGCGCCGCGGTAAAGTTCGCCGTGCAAAACTCTACTATCTCCGTAATTTGCGAGGTAAGAAAGCGCGTATTAAAGAGCGTATCTAG
- a CDS encoding ribonuclease HII yields MRLSKKESAYAAYQFDQRLRLDYPQLAGIDEAGRGPLAGPVVAAVVLLPPDRSDDLYYDSKVLTEREREAAYASIMTHALDVQVGVIDSDAIDHYNILQATFMAVRVAMGQLRYVPDLLLIDGMNVPGLDPPQRKLIKGDSRSQSIAAASIVAKVTRDRLMIELDRQYPDYGFAKHKGYGTAQHLERLAMYGPCVAHRKTFAPVRESLSVRQASGVNEVRALQGACSELYAREYLEQLGWKLLEKNWRCPQGELDLIFAFCDEVVCVEVRSKKAASVHEALRLAGESITREKKNRVRQLAEIYARNNHVDPRRMRCDAVLVGFSEHGERGISHIPNAM; encoded by the coding sequence GTGAGACTTTCAAAAAAGGAATCTGCCTACGCAGCGTATCAGTTTGATCAAAGGCTCCGCCTGGATTATCCGCAGTTGGCTGGAATTGATGAGGCTGGACGCGGTCCTCTGGCGGGTCCGGTTGTGGCGGCGGTCGTTTTATTGCCTCCGGATCGTTCCGATGATTTGTATTATGACTCAAAAGTTCTGACTGAGCGCGAAAGAGAAGCTGCCTATGCGTCGATCATGACACATGCCCTTGATGTGCAGGTCGGTGTGATTGATTCCGATGCGATTGACCATTACAATATCTTACAAGCTACATTTATGGCTGTTCGTGTCGCGATGGGTCAATTGCGGTATGTGCCTGATCTTCTTTTGATTGATGGCATGAACGTACCAGGCTTAGATCCGCCTCAGCGCAAGTTGATCAAGGGAGATTCACGAAGCCAATCGATTGCTGCAGCTTCAATTGTTGCAAAAGTGACAAGAGATCGCTTAATGATTGAACTGGATCGGCAATATCCTGATTATGGCTTTGCCAAGCACAAAGGATATGGCACAGCGCAACACCTTGAGCGGCTCGCGATGTATGGTCCATGCGTTGCGCACCGCAAGACGTTTGCCCCAGTTCGTGAATCTTTATCTGTGCGTCAGGCGAGTGGTGTGAATGAGGTAAGGGCGCTTCAAGGTGCATGTTCAGAATTGTACGCACGCGAATACCTCGAACAGTTGGGATGGAAGTTACTCGAGAAAAACTGGCGGTGCCCGCAGGGTGAACTCGATTTGATTTTTGCGTTTTGCGATGAGGTGGTCTGTGTGGAGGTTCGCTCAAAGAAAGCGGCTTCTGTGCATGAGGCGTTGCGTCTTGCAGGGGAATCGATTACGCGCGAGAAGAAAAACAGGGTTCGCCAGCTTGCAGAGATTTACGCCAGAAACAACCATGTGGATCCGCGGCGAATGCGGTGTGATGCCGTACTTGTAGGATTCTCAGAACATGGAGAACGGGGAATCTCTCACATTCCGAACGCTATGTGA
- a CDS encoding O-antigen ligase family protein: MDLSALREPRRWMIYMLATFPLVDYFLHIYPWGIIGGSWDKIVFLFLAFYALRKYMVEGKPSLYPTHRYLVFMVVLGLVYILMDVDYIVVALAGYRVDFWYMLYALLLPFVVEKEDVIPLLRTIAFTGFLMSLHGVYQYIIKAPIPPQWVDITQHVRTRVYSLFGSPNIFGDYAAFVTPISAAIALYEKERAQRLFYGFGALLSAATLVFTDTRAAWLSFFIGAMVFTWLLDRRMAVITFVIAVLAALFVPPIHARLGEFFTPVYWSKTFANGRISEAERAFDQMRANPLFGAGLGRYGGAIASRYFGVIYVDNYYAKTLAEIGLLGLFTFVALIFVYLRDVFRVVKRTVNRRKRIVFIGAYVGIVIVAINNLFENVFEVPDMNALFWLTGSLLLIYAAKGGLSDEES; the protein is encoded by the coding sequence ATGGATTTGAGCGCACTGCGGGAACCTCGGCGCTGGATGATTTACATGCTTGCAACCTTCCCGCTTGTCGATTATTTTTTGCATATTTACCCTTGGGGGATTATCGGGGGTAGCTGGGACAAGATTGTGTTTTTGTTTCTCGCATTTTACGCACTGCGAAAATACATGGTTGAAGGCAAGCCGTCGCTTTACCCCACGCATCGCTATCTCGTGTTCATGGTCGTGCTCGGGCTCGTTTACATCTTAATGGATGTCGATTATATTGTTGTGGCACTCGCCGGTTATCGCGTTGATTTTTGGTACATGCTGTATGCTCTTTTGCTGCCGTTCGTGGTAGAAAAAGAAGATGTGATTCCGCTTTTGCGAACGATCGCTTTCACAGGATTTCTCATGTCGCTACACGGCGTCTATCAATACATCATCAAAGCGCCGATCCCTCCACAGTGGGTGGATATTACGCAACATGTGAGAACGCGTGTGTACTCGCTTTTTGGTAGCCCCAACATATTCGGTGACTACGCGGCGTTTGTCACGCCGATCTCAGCCGCGATTGCGTTGTATGAAAAAGAGCGGGCGCAAAGACTTTTTTACGGGTTTGGCGCCCTATTGTCTGCGGCTACGCTTGTTTTTACCGATACGCGCGCAGCCTGGCTATCCTTTTTCATCGGTGCCATGGTATTCACGTGGCTGCTCGATCGCCGAATGGCGGTCATCACATTTGTTATTGCCGTTCTCGCGGCACTGTTTGTCCCGCCGATTCATGCCAGGTTGGGTGAGTTCTTTACGCCTGTCTATTGGTCAAAAACATTTGCCAACGGGCGTATTTCAGAAGCAGAAAGGGCATTTGACCAAATGCGCGCCAACCCGCTTTTTGGTGCCGGCTTAGGTCGCTACGGCGGAGCGATTGCTTCGCGCTACTTTGGCGTGATCTATGTGGATAACTATTATGCAAAAACGCTCGCGGAGATTGGCCTGCTAGGGCTTTTCACATTTGTGGCGCTGATTTTTGTTTATCTTCGCGATGTGTTTCGCGTAGTGAAGCGCACCGTCAATCGGAGAAAGCGCATTGTCTTCATCGGTGCCTACGTGGGGATTGTGATTGTTGCGATCAACAATCTTTTTGAAAATGTGTTTGAGGTTCCCGACATGAACGCGCTGTTTTGGTTGACGGGCTCCCTACTCTTGATTTATGCGGCAAAAGGGGGTCTTTCAGATGAAGAGTCATAA
- the ylqF gene encoding ribosome biogenesis GTPase YlqF: MSIQWFPGHMAKAKREIQANLSLVDVVIELRDARLPESSSNPLLSELLQQKTRVLALTKADLADPVETRRFCTYYQSIGMDAVIPVNIRKNVGLKSLKLACEQAMADKFERLAKRGIRKRAVRAMVVGIPNVGKSSLINAMAARSVAKTGDRPGVTQSQQWIKLAGSIELLDTPGLLWPKFEDQAAALRLAWSGAIKSDLLQPVDLALAFLIFVNAHYPEALRLRYGVEPFSGASEEQQALAALEQIGMRRGAMRRGGQVDAELAAQMLLRDYQTGLLGLMTLEKVPDVEGQRQL; the protein is encoded by the coding sequence GTGAGCATTCAGTGGTTTCCCGGCCACATGGCCAAAGCAAAGCGAGAAATTCAGGCGAATTTGTCTCTTGTCGATGTTGTGATTGAGTTGCGCGATGCACGATTGCCGGAATCAAGCAGCAACCCCCTTCTCTCAGAGTTGCTCCAGCAAAAGACGCGTGTTCTCGCTTTGACAAAGGCTGATCTGGCAGACCCCGTCGAAACACGCCGCTTTTGCACATACTATCAATCGATCGGCATGGATGCAGTGATTCCCGTGAACATTCGAAAAAACGTAGGCTTAAAATCATTAAAACTCGCGTGTGAACAGGCCATGGCAGACAAGTTTGAGCGCTTGGCGAAACGGGGAATTCGTAAGCGTGCCGTTCGGGCGATGGTGGTGGGAATCCCGAACGTGGGAAAATCCTCGCTAATCAACGCCATGGCTGCCCGCAGTGTTGCAAAGACAGGGGATCGACCTGGTGTAACGCAATCCCAGCAGTGGATCAAACTTGCCGGATCCATAGAACTGCTTGATACGCCAGGGCTTTTATGGCCAAAGTTTGAGGATCAGGCGGCGGCGCTCCGTCTGGCGTGGTCTGGAGCGATTAAATCTGATCTGCTTCAGCCAGTTGATCTCGCGCTGGCTTTTCTCATCTTCGTCAATGCGCATTATCCAGAGGCACTGAGATTGCGTTATGGTGTAGAACCGTTTTCAGGGGCGAGCGAGGAACAACAGGCGCTTGCCGCATTAGAGCAAATCGGCATGCGTCGCGGCGCGATGCGCCGCGGCGGTCAGGTTGACGCTGAACTCGCGGCGCAAATGCTCTTGCGCGATTATCAGACCGGTCTCTTAGGGCTGATGACCCTTGAAAAGGTACCGGACGTTGAGGGGCAGAGGCAACTGTGA